A single genomic interval of Lacrimispora sphenoides JCM 1415 harbors:
- a CDS encoding cysteine hydrolase family protein — translation MKKLLIVVDMQKDFIDGSLGTPEAVSIVPKVKRKIEEYQAAGDEVIFTLDTHEENYLNSQEGKKLPVVHCVRGTAGWELDNSLKEFQGIRFEKNTFGSSVLGEYVTERKYESIELIGLCTDICVISNALLVKAFLPETPVLVDSSCCAGVTVKSHENSLEAMKMCQIEVL, via the coding sequence ATGAAAAAGCTGTTAATCGTAGTAGATATGCAAAAGGATTTTATCGACGGCTCCCTGGGAACGCCCGAGGCGGTTTCTATCGTTCCTAAGGTAAAAAGAAAAATAGAGGAATATCAGGCAGCAGGTGATGAAGTAATCTTCACCCTGGATACCCACGAGGAGAATTATCTTAATTCTCAGGAGGGGAAAAAGCTTCCGGTCGTTCATTGTGTCAGGGGAACAGCCGGATGGGAGCTTGATAATTCCTTAAAGGAATTTCAGGGAATACGTTTTGAAAAAAACACGTTTGGAAGCTCAGTGCTTGGTGAATATGTGACAGAAAGAAAATATGAATCCATTGAACTGATTGGTTTATGTACGGACATCTGTGTAATTTCCAATGCCCTGCTGGTCAAAGCTTTTCTTCCTGAGACTCCGGTGCTGGTGGACTCCTCCTGCTGTGCGGGTGTGACTGTAAAAAGCCATGAAAATTCGTTAGAGGCTATGAAGATGTGCCAAATCGAAGTTTTATAG
- a CDS encoding carbohydrate ABC transporter permease, with product MANYVNMVQSPTFWNSIKVTLFFTVVMMVVTTTWAVILAMLLNDKQKLNGIFQFCYFLPSVIPTVALAYTFRTIFGKEAGLLNAIISQLTAKNVMVNWLYDKHTIYLAVFFITLFTYNTGQMMLIFRSGLNDVPGELYEACDIDGASPFRKFFGVTLPMISPIVLFNAVMGCISALNGSFALLYPLTGESGDPNGMTQVLSLLIYKEAFSNMKVGYACALSVVLFLIACGFGIGIFAVSKKLVYYEN from the coding sequence TTGGCAAATTACGTAAATATGGTTCAAAGTCCTACCTTTTGGAATTCCATAAAAGTGACCTTGTTTTTTACGGTTGTTATGATGGTGGTTACTACGACCTGGGCAGTGATTCTTGCTATGCTGTTGAATGATAAACAGAAATTAAACGGCATATTCCAGTTCTGTTATTTTCTTCCTTCCGTTATACCGACAGTTGCGCTGGCGTATACATTCCGTACGATTTTCGGAAAAGAGGCAGGTCTTTTAAATGCCATCATTTCACAGCTAACTGCAAAAAATGTCATGGTGAACTGGCTGTATGACAAACACACCATTTATCTTGCTGTATTTTTTATTACCTTGTTTACATACAACACCGGACAGATGATGCTGATTTTCCGCTCAGGCTTAAATGATGTTCCCGGAGAACTTTATGAAGCGTGTGACATTGACGGTGCAAGCCCGTTCCGGAAGTTTTTCGGCGTAACGCTTCCCATGATCTCCCCCATTGTTCTGTTTAATGCGGTTATGGGCTGCATCAGCGCGCTTAACGGTTCCTTTGCGCTGCTTTATCCATTGACAGGGGAAAGCGGGGATCCTAATGGGATGACCCAGGTTTTAAGCCTTTTGATCTATAAGGAAGCTTTCAGCAATATGAAGGTAGGATATGCCTGTGCTCTGTCGGTAGTTCTGTTTCTGATCGCCTGCGGTTTTGGGATCGGCATATTTGCAGTATCAAAAAAACTAGTCTATTACGAAAATTAA
- a CDS encoding glycoside hydrolase family 127 protein yields MEAGKLTTVDLKNIIINDPFWNRYIDLVDNVILPFQWELINDRVEGAEKSYCIRNFRIACGDEKGEHKGMVFQDTDVAKWLEAVAYSLAKKKNPVLEAAADSAIDLIARAQCEDGYLNTYYTITGNRRWSDLFEGHELYTAGHMIEAAVAYYEATGKKRFLQVVCRFADYMCKVFGREEEKIHGYPGHPEVELALVKLYRVTKMTKYLELADFFVRTRGERPCYFLNEDCIKNQNFIFPEFKDFDLDYNQSHMPLKEQETAEGHAVRAVYLYSAMADLAYEYQDKELLKQCETLWNNIVEKRMYITGSIGSASYGERFTTDYDLPNNSNYSESCATVGLAMFSNRMFRITKDGKYIDIVEKALYNTLLAGIALDGKHFFYVNPLEVVPEIAEKNPTYRHVKTTRQLWFGVSCCPPNIARTLTSLGNYMYASEQNTVYVNLFIGSRIDTGLSSGHVELLLSSDYPVKGNVTLEVTPETDGQEFTVGIRKPSYCGKAELSVNGVKEAICLEKGYIYLTRKWKAGDKITVVFDVSFRFVRCNPKVRDNIGKVCLMKGPMVYCLEEADNGKYLASNIMDSSVPPKEEFDESLLGGTMCAGLEGMRIDYSRVGDSLYEEERPSYMDDTFKAIPYCCWNNRGKGEMIVWMREK; encoded by the coding sequence ATGGAAGCTGGTAAGTTGACAACAGTGGATTTAAAAAACATTATAATTAATGATCCATTCTGGAACAGATATATAGATCTGGTGGATAATGTTATATTACCTTTTCAATGGGAGCTGATCAATGATCGGGTAGAAGGGGCCGAAAAAAGCTATTGCATCAGAAATTTCCGGATTGCCTGCGGCGATGAAAAGGGAGAACACAAGGGCATGGTATTTCAGGATACGGATGTTGCCAAATGGCTGGAAGCCGTCGCCTATTCCCTCGCTAAAAAGAAGAATCCGGTACTGGAAGCCGCCGCTGACAGCGCCATCGATTTAATTGCCAGAGCCCAGTGCGAAGATGGATATTTGAATACGTATTACACAATTACAGGCAATAGGCGGTGGTCTGACCTGTTTGAAGGTCACGAGCTTTACACTGCAGGACATATGATCGAAGCGGCTGTAGCATATTATGAAGCAACGGGCAAGAAGAGATTTCTTCAAGTGGTTTGTAGGTTTGCCGATTACATGTGTAAGGTATTTGGCAGGGAAGAGGAGAAAATCCATGGCTATCCGGGGCACCCGGAAGTGGAGCTGGCTCTGGTAAAGCTTTACCGGGTAACAAAAATGACAAAATATCTGGAACTGGCTGATTTTTTTGTACGTACCAGAGGGGAAAGACCTTGTTATTTTTTAAACGAAGACTGTATCAAGAATCAGAATTTTATCTTTCCGGAATTTAAAGATTTTGACTTGGACTATAACCAGTCCCATATGCCATTGAAAGAACAGGAAACCGCGGAAGGGCATGCGGTGCGGGCAGTTTATTTATACAGCGCCATGGCTGACTTAGCTTATGAATATCAGGATAAAGAACTGTTAAAACAATGCGAAACCCTGTGGAACAACATTGTGGAAAAACGGATGTACATCACCGGAAGCATTGGTTCTGCATCCTATGGGGAGAGATTTACCACGGATTATGATCTGCCGAACAATTCAAACTATTCGGAATCCTGCGCCACGGTGGGGCTTGCCATGTTTTCCAACCGGATGTTTCGGATCACAAAGGATGGAAAATATATAGATATAGTAGAAAAGGCATTATACAACACCCTTTTGGCGGGAATCGCCCTTGATGGAAAGCATTTCTTTTATGTCAATCCTTTAGAGGTGGTTCCGGAGATTGCAGAGAAAAATCCGACTTACCGCCATGTGAAGACCACAAGGCAGCTTTGGTTTGGCGTATCCTGCTGTCCCCCTAATATTGCAAGGACCCTTACTTCCCTGGGCAATTATATGTATGCTTCAGAGCAGAATACGGTATACGTGAACTTATTTATCGGCAGCAGGATTGATACCGGCCTGTCCTCTGGCCATGTGGAGCTTCTGCTCAGTTCTGATTATCCGGTAAAAGGTAATGTGACACTGGAAGTCACTCCGGAAACAGACGGGCAGGAATTTACCGTAGGGATCCGGAAACCGTCCTATTGCGGCAAAGCGGAACTAAGTGTCAATGGTGTTAAGGAAGCCATTTGCCTGGAAAAGGGATACATATATCTGACACGTAAATGGAAGGCAGGAGATAAGATCACAGTGGTTTTTGATGTTTCTTTTCGCTTTGTAAGATGCAATCCCAAAGTTCGTGACAACATCGGGAAGGTCTGCCTGATGAAAGGGCCTATGGTGTATTGCCTTGAGGAAGCGGATAACGGCAAGTATCTGGCTTCAAACATCATGGACAGTTCGGTACCGCCTAAGGAAGAGTTTGACGAATCATTGCTTGGCGGAACCATGTGTGCCGGACTGGAAGGCATGCGCATTGATTACTCCAGGGTAGGCGATTCTCTCTATGAGGAAGAAAGACCTTCTTATATGGATGATACGTTTAAAGCAATTCCTTATTGCTGCTGGAATAACCGGGGCAAGGGTGAAATGATTGTGTGGATGCGTGAAAAGTAA
- a CDS encoding ABC transporter substrate-binding protein, with protein sequence MKKSIKTLLLAAVAAAALSGCSSKAAPEKPADNNSTTQASSGTEAGNAADGTSYTIGVGQFAEHGSLDNCREGFIQGLAEEGIEEGKNLTVMYENAQADGGTASQIVNNFLSKKVDLICGIATPMAQAAYSGAKKAGVPVIFTAVTDPVAAALANGDGTPVGEITGTSDKLPVEKQLEMIRKILPDAKTIGILYSTSEVNSETAIKEYKAAAASYGFEIVEGPVSATADIPLATDSILEKVDCLNNLTDNTVVSSLPLILDKAGKKNIPVFGSEVEQVKIGCLASIGLDYMDLGKQTGKMAAKVLKGEAKASEINFEVIKEAAFYGNSKVAENLGITLPSELTGSAAEIFTEIAH encoded by the coding sequence ATGAAAAAATCGATCAAAACCCTGTTACTGGCTGCTGTGGCAGCTGCCGCACTCTCCGGCTGTTCTTCCAAGGCAGCTCCGGAAAAACCTGCTGACAATAATTCTACAACCCAGGCATCTTCTGGTACTGAGGCTGGAAATGCTGCAGACGGCACATCCTATACCATCGGTGTCGGACAGTTTGCAGAGCACGGTTCCCTTGATAACTGCCGGGAAGGCTTTATACAGGGCCTTGCAGAAGAAGGAATCGAGGAAGGAAAAAACTTAACCGTCATGTATGAAAATGCTCAGGCTGACGGTGGAACCGCAAGCCAGATCGTTAATAACTTCCTTTCCAAAAAAGTGGATTTGATCTGCGGCATCGCTACCCCAATGGCTCAGGCTGCCTATAGCGGAGCAAAAAAGGCCGGCGTTCCCGTCATTTTCACGGCAGTTACAGATCCGGTTGCCGCGGCTCTGGCTAATGGGGATGGAACTCCGGTTGGGGAAATCACCGGAACCAGTGATAAGCTTCCAGTGGAAAAACAGCTGGAAATGATCCGCAAGATTCTTCCCGATGCAAAAACCATCGGCATCCTTTACAGCACCAGTGAAGTGAACTCAGAAACAGCAATCAAGGAATATAAAGCCGCAGCCGCTTCCTATGGCTTTGAAATCGTAGAAGGCCCGGTGTCCGCAACTGCTGATATCCCATTGGCAACTGACAGCATTCTGGAAAAGGTTGACTGCTTAAACAACTTAACGGATAACACCGTAGTAAGCTCTCTTCCGCTGATCCTGGATAAGGCCGGAAAGAAGAACATACCCGTATTCGGCAGTGAAGTAGAACAGGTAAAAATCGGCTGTCTGGCTTCCATTGGTCTTGATTATATGGACTTAGGCAAGCAGACCGGTAAAATGGCCGCAAAGGTATTGAAGGGCGAAGCAAAAGCAAGCGAAATAAACTTTGAAGTGATCAAAGAAGCCGCATTCTACGGAAATTCAAAGGTTGCCGAAAACCTGGGAATTACCCTTCCGTCAGAGCTTACCGGTTCCGCTGCTGAAATTTTTACAGAGATTGCCCACTAG
- a CDS encoding ABC transporter ATP-binding protein, translating into MLELQNINKYYNQGTVNEMCLFQNFNLTIKDQQFVSVVGSNGSGKTSMLNIICGSIPLDSGSILVGGIDITNMPEFKRQRRIGRVYQNPAMGTCPNMTILENMALADTKGKPFNLLPGTNKQRITYYREQLRFLGLGLEDKLHVKVGVLSGGQRQAMALLMSTMTPIEFLILDEHTAALDPKTAENIMELTDKIVKEKHLTTIMVTHNLRYAVEYGNRLLMMHQGNAIIDTEGDEKSNMDVEHILDKFNEISIECGN; encoded by the coding sequence ATGCTTGAACTTCAAAACATCAATAAATACTACAACCAGGGAACGGTCAATGAGATGTGCCTGTTCCAGAACTTTAATCTTACCATTAAGGATCAGCAGTTCGTATCTGTGGTAGGAAGCAACGGCTCCGGCAAGACTTCCATGTTAAACATCATCTGCGGAAGCATTCCTTTGGACAGCGGTTCTATCCTGGTAGGCGGCATCGACATCACCAATATGCCGGAATTTAAGCGCCAGCGCCGTATCGGAAGAGTCTACCAGAACCCGGCTATGGGCACATGCCCCAATATGACCATCCTGGAAAATATGGCTCTGGCCGATACCAAGGGAAAGCCTTTTAATCTTCTTCCCGGCACCAACAAGCAGCGGATAACCTATTACAGGGAGCAGCTTCGTTTCCTGGGCCTTGGCTTAGAGGATAAGCTGCATGTAAAGGTGGGCGTTCTTTCCGGCGGTCAGAGGCAGGCTATGGCTCTTCTCATGTCCACCATGACTCCCATTGAATTCCTGATCTTAGATGAGCACACCGCTGCCCTGGATCCAAAAACTGCCGAGAACATCATGGAGCTGACAGATAAGATTGTAAAGGAAAAGCATTTGACCACCATTATGGTTACCCATAACCTTCGGTATGCAGTAGAATACGGAAACCGCCTGCTGATGATGCATCAGGGAAATGCCATCATTGATACAGAAGGGGACGAAAAGTCCAATATGGATGTGGAACACATTTTAGATAAGTTCAATGAGATCAGCATTGAATGCGGTAATTAG
- a CDS encoding carbohydrate ABC transporter permease: MSSAKAKKKAGRILIFILKILVAVIMFSPIIWVFSGGFKNLTEFTTSSDIIPKNVTLENFNYIFFHSNYYLYVRNTVLLMAGTTLGTLISSSFVAYPLARMEFPGKNLIFSLIVGTMMIPGIALIIPQYIMFGKIGWLDSLLPMIVPSFFAYPYNVFLFRQFFRSIPKELDEAATIDGCSKLGVFFKVLLPLSKSTFTTIGVLSSVFWWNELTQPVFYINSDKWRTLTIALMTTFMYTSGNAFVINWPSIMAASSLMILPPMLLYLFGSRFLVEGIKTSGLKG; the protein is encoded by the coding sequence ATGAGTTCAGCAAAGGCAAAGAAAAAGGCAGGCAGGATTTTGATTTTTATTCTTAAGATTCTTGTTGCTGTTATCATGTTTTCTCCGATCATATGGGTGTTTTCGGGAGGTTTTAAAAATTTAACAGAGTTCACCACCTCTTCTGATATTATCCCTAAGAATGTGACCCTGGAGAACTTTAACTATATCTTCTTTCATTCCAACTATTATTTATATGTACGAAATACCGTTCTATTAATGGCAGGTACAACCTTAGGGACTTTAATATCCTCTTCCTTTGTAGCCTATCCTCTTGCAAGAATGGAATTTCCCGGGAAGAACTTAATATTTTCATTGATTGTGGGAACCATGATGATTCCGGGTATTGCCCTGATTATTCCGCAGTACATTATGTTCGGGAAGATCGGCTGGCTAGATTCCCTTCTCCCCATGATCGTCCCGTCATTTTTTGCTTATCCCTATAATGTGTTTCTTTTCCGGCAATTTTTCCGGTCTATCCCAAAGGAGCTGGATGAAGCAGCAACCATAGACGGATGCAGCAAGCTGGGCGTATTTTTTAAAGTGTTGCTGCCTCTGTCAAAATCCACCTTTACCACCATTGGCGTGCTGTCCAGTGTATTCTGGTGGAATGAGCTGACCCAGCCTGTGTTCTATATTAACAGCGACAAGTGGAGAACGCTGACCATTGCATTAATGACGACATTTATGTATACTTCTGGTAACGCATTTGTTATTAACTGGCCGTCAATTATGGCAGCTTCATCTCTTATGATTCTGCCCCCGATGCTTCTTTACCTGTTTGGTTCCAGATTCCTGGTTGAAGGGATCAAAACTTCCGGTTTAAAAGGATAG
- a CDS encoding GNAT family N-acetyltransferase — MHSNVTAMFNDWEEALIWSCLQGHMGNIILDNEKNPASAMIEIGDFCFFAGQPNTALFHDLEGEKLLIPKDKAWEALIEIFFDGRVNKIFRYAIKKEPDVFDKARLASFINGLDDCYELRMIDREVYELAGQEAWSVDLCSQFKDYADYQRRAFGVSILHNGELVAGASPYAVYNNGIEIEIDTKPDYRGKGLATVCGAKLILESLERNVYPSWDAHDLRSVALAEKLGYHLSHPYVTYELIGR; from the coding sequence ATGCACAGCAATGTTACAGCCATGTTTAATGATTGGGAAGAAGCTCTAATATGGTCATGTTTGCAAGGCCATATGGGAAATATTATCTTAGATAATGAAAAAAATCCCGCGTCTGCAATGATTGAAATCGGTGACTTCTGCTTTTTCGCAGGCCAGCCAAATACCGCCCTTTTTCATGATTTAGAAGGAGAAAAGCTGCTCATACCGAAAGATAAGGCTTGGGAAGCACTGATCGAGATTTTTTTTGATGGGCGGGTAAACAAAATATTTCGCTATGCTATTAAAAAGGAACCAGATGTTTTTGATAAAGCTAGACTGGCTTCTTTCATTAATGGTCTCGATGATTGTTATGAACTTCGGATGATAGACAGGGAAGTATATGAATTAGCTGGACAGGAAGCATGGTCCGTGGATTTATGTTCTCAGTTTAAAGATTATGCTGACTATCAGCGGCGTGCATTCGGGGTGTCAATATTACACAATGGTGAATTGGTGGCAGGTGCTTCCCCTTATGCTGTTTATAATAATGGTATTGAAATAGAGATAGATACAAAACCCGATTATAGAGGCAAGGGACTAGCGACAGTATGCGGCGCCAAATTGATTCTTGAAAGCCTGGAACGAAATGTTTATCCAAGTTGGGATGCTCATGATTTACGTTCTGTAGCTTTAGCGGAAAAACTCGGTTATCACCTTTCTCATCCATATGTAACATATGAACTGATAGGCAGGTAG
- the aroA gene encoding 3-phosphoshikimate 1-carboxyvinyltransferase: MKFTKASPLKGEITIPGDKSISHRSVMFGSIAKGTTEISHFLQGADCLSTISCFKKMGIQIENNHDTVIVHGNGLRGLKKPETILDCGNSGTTTRLISGLLAAQDFNVTLTGDESIQKRPMKRIMEPLSLMGADIKSVKENGCAPLSISGKKLHGIHYTSPVASAQIKSCILLAGLYAEGETKVTEPYVSRNHSEIMLNYFGANVKTEGTTACIAPAEELYGNKIVVPGDISSAAYFIAAGLMIPGSEILIKHVGINPTRDGIIHVCRNMGADITLLEVNTDSGEPTADILVKSGSLHGITIGGAIIPTLIDELPMIAAMACLAEGETIIRDAAELKVKESNRIEVMVRNLSAMGADVEETEDGMIIRGGKPLRGAVIDSKLDHRIAMTFAVAGLCAEGETEILGAECVNISYPGFYQDLERLMK, encoded by the coding sequence ATGAAATTCACAAAAGCCTCCCCTTTAAAGGGCGAAATAACCATACCAGGTGACAAGTCCATCTCTCACCGCAGCGTGATGTTTGGTTCTATTGCAAAAGGAACCACGGAAATCAGCCACTTTCTCCAGGGGGCCGACTGCCTTTCCACCATCTCCTGCTTTAAGAAAATGGGAATTCAGATTGAAAACAACCATGACACTGTCATTGTCCATGGCAATGGACTCCGGGGCTTAAAAAAACCGGAAACAATCTTAGACTGTGGAAACAGCGGAACCACCACACGCCTGATCTCCGGTCTTCTGGCTGCCCAGGATTTTAATGTAACCTTAACCGGTGACGAATCCATTCAAAAACGACCTATGAAACGCATTATGGAGCCGTTATCCTTAATGGGGGCTGATATAAAGAGCGTAAAGGAAAATGGCTGTGCTCCTCTTTCCATAAGCGGTAAAAAGCTTCACGGCATCCATTATACAAGCCCGGTAGCTTCCGCCCAGATAAAATCCTGCATCCTATTGGCCGGACTGTATGCAGAGGGCGAAACAAAGGTGACGGAACCTTATGTATCCAGAAACCATTCGGAAATCATGCTGAACTATTTTGGGGCCAATGTTAAGACAGAAGGAACCACCGCCTGCATCGCTCCCGCCGAAGAACTTTACGGGAATAAGATCGTTGTCCCGGGGGATATCTCTTCTGCTGCTTACTTTATTGCGGCAGGCCTGATGATTCCGGGATCAGAAATACTGATTAAGCATGTGGGAATTAACCCTACCCGGGACGGGATCATTCACGTTTGCCGGAATATGGGAGCTGATATCACTCTTTTGGAAGTAAATACGGATTCCGGGGAACCTACTGCGGATATTCTGGTAAAATCAGGCTCTCTGCACGGCATTACTATCGGCGGAGCTATTATCCCTACCCTCATCGATGAGCTTCCCATGATCGCCGCCATGGCCTGCTTAGCAGAGGGCGAAACCATTATTAGGGATGCGGCGGAATTAAAGGTAAAGGAATCCAACCGTATTGAGGTTATGGTGAGGAATTTATCTGCCATGGGAGCCGATGTAGAGGAAACAGAGGATGGCATGATCATCAGAGGCGGAAAGCCACTTCGCGGTGCTGTCATAGACAGTAAGCTGGATCACCGGATCGCCATGACCTTTGCAGTTGCAGGGCTTTGTGCAGAAGGAGAAACAGAAATCTTAGGCGCAGAATGCGTGAATATCTCTTATCCTGGCTTTTATCAGGACCTGGAGAGATTGATGAAATAA
- a CDS encoding ABC transporter permease, translating into MSIILGVLEEGLVYAIMALGVYITYKILDFPDLSVDGTFPLGGAITVTMILAGINPVATLFIAFAVGALAGCITGFIHVKLKVRDLLSGIIVMTALYSVNLRVAGKSNVPFFNNDSIFENSFVSRLFPGKLADISVVIILAVIVVIVKLLLDHYLKTRSGYLLRAVGDNETLVTSLAKDKGMVKIIGLAIANGLAALAGSVYCQQKGFFEISMGTGTIVIGLANVIIGTKLFKRVGFVKSTTAVIIGSIIYKACVSFAIYLGMEASDLKLITSVLFLAILVLSNGREKKVKQHA; encoded by the coding sequence ATGTCAATCATACTTGGCGTTTTGGAAGAAGGCCTGGTCTATGCCATTATGGCGCTGGGCGTTTACATCACTTATAAGATTCTGGATTTTCCGGATCTTTCCGTCGATGGAACCTTCCCTTTGGGAGGTGCAATTACCGTTACCATGATCCTGGCCGGAATAAACCCGGTGGCAACGCTATTTATTGCCTTTGCCGTCGGTGCCCTGGCCGGATGCATCACAGGCTTCATTCATGTAAAATTAAAGGTACGGGATCTTCTGTCAGGTATCATTGTCATGACTGCCCTCTATTCTGTGAACCTAAGGGTAGCCGGAAAGTCCAATGTCCCATTTTTCAATAATGATTCCATCTTTGAAAACAGTTTTGTAAGCCGCCTGTTTCCCGGGAAGCTTGCAGATATCAGCGTTGTGATTATATTAGCGGTCATTGTGGTGATCGTTAAGCTTTTGCTTGATCATTATCTAAAGACCCGCTCCGGCTATTTGTTAAGGGCTGTGGGTGACAATGAAACTCTTGTTACCTCTCTTGCCAAGGACAAAGGCATGGTAAAGATCATCGGCCTTGCCATCGCAAACGGCCTGGCTGCACTGGCCGGTTCCGTATACTGCCAGCAAAAAGGTTTTTTTGAAATCAGTATGGGAACGGGTACCATTGTGATCGGCCTTGCCAATGTAATCATTGGAACAAAGCTGTTTAAACGGGTTGGGTTTGTAAAATCCACCACTGCAGTCATTATCGGTTCTATCATTTACAAAGCCTGCGTGTCCTTTGCCATTTATCTTGGAATGGAAGCATCGGATTTAAAACTGATCACATCAGTGCTGTTCCTGGCAATTCTGGTGCTCAGCAACGGCAGGGAAAAGAAGGTGAAACAACATGCTTGA
- a CDS encoding LacI family DNA-binding transcriptional regulator yields MDKGTEKEERGSITMTLKEIASMAGVSAATVSYVLNNTAQVSEETRKRVEKIIKETGYRSNILAKSLRTNESFLIGVIVEDITVWHTAHIIDGINEIAEARGYNTILNNLRLLSKIESQFEHISNFQKDIDKAVDVLIGMQVDGIIYVGMHDRKISHVLHDIKKPVVYCYCYTDGEGSSVRYSNEKTVYQMTQMLISNGHKEFGVINGLKGSEPAALRFKGFQRALDEAGIELKPENIVSGNWKYRDGKEAAGKLLNKKNFPTAIVAMNDDMAVGVYDAARELGLKIPDDISVTGFDNGDIVQYVTPRITTVERPLQEMGYRSMELLLESIHGTSVGDVNITLPCALIEGESVKNRNESEVYEKN; encoded by the coding sequence ATGGATAAAGGAACGGAAAAAGAGGAAAGAGGGAGTATTACCATGACATTAAAAGAAATTGCTTCTATGGCCGGTGTATCCGCAGCAACGGTATCATATGTGCTCAATAATACGGCTCAGGTAAGTGAAGAGACAAGAAAACGGGTAGAAAAGATCATAAAAGAAACAGGATACCGGTCCAATATCCTGGCGAAAAGTCTTCGGACTAATGAATCGTTCCTGATCGGTGTAATTGTTGAAGACATTACTGTCTGGCATACGGCTCATATCATTGACGGGATCAATGAAATTGCGGAAGCCAGAGGATATAATACCATCTTAAACAATTTAAGGCTTCTTAGCAAGATAGAATCCCAGTTTGAACATATTTCAAATTTTCAGAAGGACATCGACAAGGCGGTGGATGTATTAATCGGAATGCAGGTGGATGGTATTATTTATGTGGGGATGCATGACCGCAAAATAAGCCATGTGCTTCATGATATCAAAAAACCGGTGGTATATTGCTACTGCTATACGGATGGGGAAGGATCCTCGGTCCGCTATAGCAACGAAAAAACAGTTTACCAGATGACACAGATGTTAATAAGCAATGGACACAAGGAGTTTGGCGTGATCAACGGGCTAAAGGGATCAGAGCCTGCCGCCCTCCGGTTTAAAGGCTTTCAGAGAGCCTTGGACGAGGCAGGGATAGAATTAAAGCCTGAGAACATTGTTAGCGGAAACTGGAAGTACCGGGACGGAAAGGAGGCAGCCGGAAAGCTTCTTAATAAAAAGAACTTTCCAACTGCGATCGTAGCGATGAACGACGATATGGCAGTGGGTGTTTATGATGCTGCGAGAGAGCTCGGACTTAAAATTCCAGACGATATTTCAGTTACGGGTTTTGATAATGGAGATATTGTCCAGTATGTGACTCCAAGAATCACCACAGTGGAAAGGCCTCTTCAGGAAATGGGATACCGTTCCATGGAGCTGTTGCTGGAAAGCATTCATGGAACCAGTGTGGGAGATGTAAACATCACCCTGCCATGTGCCCTGATCGAAGGAGAGTCGGTAAAGAATCGGAACGAATCTGAGGTTTATGAAAAAAACTAA